From a single Planctellipticum variicoloris genomic region:
- a CDS encoding serine hydrolase domain-containing protein: MLSPLRFLPVLLLALTVSAPVPAQESKSAQAAKLAAKLQPFVDSHTLAGAVLLVANRDGVLATETVGSADIAAGKPMRPDNVFWIASMSKPVTATALMLLIDEGKVALDDPVEKYLPEFKNLWLAVEQDQDHQLLKRPGQKITVRHILSHTSGMPFRSALEQPTLDALPLSVAVRSYAMTPLQFEPTTKYQYSNAGINTAGRIIEVVTGLAYEDFLQQRLFDPLGMKDTTFWPNEEQVARLARAYRPNKDKSGLEETRIDQLQYPLNRREGRYPMPAGGLFSTAADMAAFCRMLLNGGELNGKRYLSADAVGQLAANQTGDLPTGYGLGFSTDKRPNGTFGHGGALATNMQIDRERGLVLIYMVQHAGYLNDTGKQIYPTFAETARALFAK, from the coding sequence ATGCTCAGTCCGCTCCGCTTTCTCCCCGTCCTCCTGTTGGCCCTGACGGTTTCCGCCCCCGTTCCGGCTCAGGAATCGAAATCGGCCCAGGCCGCCAAGCTCGCTGCAAAACTGCAGCCGTTCGTCGACAGCCACACCCTCGCCGGCGCGGTCCTCCTCGTCGCCAATCGCGACGGCGTCCTGGCCACGGAAACCGTCGGCTCGGCCGACATCGCCGCCGGCAAACCCATGCGGCCGGACAACGTCTTCTGGATCGCCTCCATGAGCAAACCGGTCACCGCCACGGCCCTGATGCTCCTCATCGACGAAGGCAAAGTCGCCCTCGACGACCCCGTCGAAAAATACCTGCCGGAATTCAAAAACCTCTGGCTCGCCGTCGAACAAGACCAGGACCATCAGCTCCTCAAGCGGCCGGGGCAGAAAATCACCGTCCGGCACATCCTGAGCCACACCAGCGGCATGCCCTTCCGCTCGGCGCTCGAACAGCCGACCCTCGACGCCCTGCCGCTCTCTGTCGCCGTCCGCAGTTACGCCATGACGCCGCTGCAGTTCGAACCCACGACGAAGTACCAGTACAGCAACGCCGGAATCAACACCGCCGGGCGGATCATCGAAGTCGTCACCGGCCTGGCCTACGAAGACTTCCTGCAACAACGGCTGTTCGATCCCCTCGGCATGAAAGACACCACCTTCTGGCCGAACGAAGAACAGGTCGCCCGGCTGGCCAGGGCGTACCGCCCCAACAAAGACAAGTCGGGCCTCGAGGAGACCAGGATCGATCAGTTGCAGTATCCGCTGAATCGCCGCGAAGGACGTTATCCCATGCCCGCCGGCGGTCTCTTCTCGACCGCCGCCGACATGGCCGCCTTCTGCCGGATGCTCCTCAACGGCGGCGAACTCAACGGCAAACGCTACCTCTCCGCGGACGCCGTCGGACAACTCGCCGCCAACCAGACCGGCGACCTCCCGACCGGCTACGGCCTGGGCTTCTCCACTGATAAACGCCCCAACGGCACGTTCGGCCACGGCGGCGCCCTTGCGACCAACATGCAGATTGACCGCGAACGCGGCCTGGTCCTGATCTACATGGTCCAGCACGCCGGCTACCTCAACGACACCGGCAAACAAATCTACCCGACGTTCGCGGAAACGGCCCGGGCGCTGTTCGCCAAGTAG
- a CDS encoding PQQ-binding-like beta-propeller repeat protein has protein sequence MPRASLVLLALALTSACVCAADWPGWGGPAGDGHSPESGLLKSWPAGGPRVLWHQPLGQGYSSFAVVDGKAWTLSQDLWGQSLVCLDGATGKTVWSRRYDAPYEAAGIYPGPRSTPAVANDRVYFVSPDAVVHCADAATGETLWTVPTAQRFRGSGTDFGYSASVRVIDGKVILPVGGRDAAVVALDAKTGNTVWTAGDEPASYCPVQPMTIGDVPCLLAYLQNGLLLCRLDDGNVLWREELSSGYDEHSVLPVIRNDQFMISAPFKAGASAHQLYWTADDPPAIATRHIWQSSKLSNDTASSILVGDAIFGFDLRDPQSKAHRPSRGEFRCLDWKTGEVRWSDASIGHATVLSADGKLILFNDRGELILAHADAGIYREIGRAAVFRDEVCWTAPALSDGLLYLRTQSHAACIDLREPAAVTADSPPSIPPTGVPLESLPQTIGWNWFWLLNGEREHPFMRPAIDELLWWYLWSCATAVLPAIAAGWLVQRLRPNVAAAAVSGVLFVAGAVASPLLNVRLDEFVFTWPAALFGGLLAILTLFHTLHGKRLTWTQHLLARLALLSFAGLCISYYLLLRHFSLPHEWVFLIGFLPACWPVYVVAGRLVRTGATLLNGLVVWLSFSWYFWCCGGWELFESWRAAA, from the coding sequence ATGCCCCGCGCATCGCTGGTCCTGTTGGCGCTGGCATTGACCTCGGCATGTGTCTGCGCCGCAGACTGGCCCGGCTGGGGCGGTCCCGCCGGGGATGGACATTCGCCAGAATCGGGCCTGCTGAAGTCCTGGCCCGCCGGCGGCCCGCGCGTCCTCTGGCATCAACCGCTCGGCCAGGGGTACTCGTCGTTCGCCGTGGTTGACGGCAAAGCCTGGACGCTGTCGCAGGATCTCTGGGGGCAGTCCCTCGTCTGCCTCGACGGCGCCACGGGAAAGACCGTCTGGTCGCGCCGCTACGATGCTCCCTACGAAGCCGCCGGCATCTATCCCGGTCCGCGCTCGACCCCCGCCGTCGCCAATGACCGAGTCTACTTCGTCTCGCCCGATGCCGTCGTGCACTGCGCCGACGCCGCCACCGGCGAAACGCTCTGGACAGTCCCCACCGCGCAGCGTTTTCGTGGTTCAGGGACCGACTTCGGCTACTCCGCGTCAGTCCGCGTCATCGACGGCAAAGTCATCCTGCCGGTCGGCGGCCGGGACGCCGCCGTCGTCGCTCTCGATGCGAAGACCGGAAACACCGTCTGGACCGCCGGCGATGAACCCGCCAGCTACTGCCCCGTCCAGCCGATGACCATCGGCGACGTCCCCTGCCTCCTGGCCTACCTCCAGAACGGCCTCCTCCTCTGCCGGCTCGACGACGGGAATGTCCTCTGGAGGGAAGAACTCTCCTCAGGCTACGACGAGCACTCGGTCCTTCCCGTTATCCGCAATGACCAGTTCATGATCTCCGCCCCGTTCAAAGCGGGAGCCAGCGCACACCAGCTCTATTGGACGGCCGACGACCCGCCGGCCATCGCCACTCGCCACATCTGGCAGAGCAGCAAACTGTCGAACGACACCGCCTCCAGCATTCTCGTCGGCGACGCCATTTTCGGCTTCGACCTGCGCGATCCCCAGTCGAAAGCCCATCGCCCCTCGCGCGGCGAGTTCCGCTGCCTCGACTGGAAGACCGGCGAAGTCCGCTGGAGCGACGCCTCCATCGGTCACGCGACCGTGTTGTCCGCCGACGGCAAGCTCATCCTGTTCAACGACCGGGGCGAGCTGATCCTCGCCCACGCAGACGCCGGCATCTATCGCGAAATCGGCCGGGCTGCCGTCTTCCGCGACGAAGTCTGCTGGACCGCCCCCGCCCTGTCGGACGGCCTGCTCTACCTGCGGACGCAGAGCCACGCCGCCTGTATCGACCTCCGCGAGCCGGCCGCCGTCACCGCAGATTCGCCCCCCTCGATTCCGCCGACAGGCGTCCCGCTGGAGTCATTGCCTCAGACCATCGGCTGGAACTGGTTCTGGCTCCTCAACGGCGAACGCGAACACCCCTTCATGCGCCCCGCCATTGACGAACTCCTCTGGTGGTACTTGTGGAGTTGCGCCACGGCGGTCCTTCCCGCAATCGCCGCCGGCTGGCTCGTCCAGCGGCTGCGTCCCAATGTCGCAGCCGCCGCCGTTTCCGGAGTTCTGTTCGTTGCCGGGGCCGTCGCCAGCCCGCTGTTGAACGTGCGGCTCGACGAATTCGTCTTCACCTGGCCCGCCGCACTCTTCGGCGGGCTGCTCGCCATTCTGACTCTGTTCCATACCCTGCACGGCAAGCGGCTCACCTGGACCCAGCACCTGCTCGCCCGACTGGCGCTCCTGTCCTTCGCGGGACTCTGCATCAGCTACTATCTCCTGCTGCGCCACTTCAGCCTGCCCCACGAGTGGGTCTTTCTCATCGGGTTTCTCCCCGCCTGCTGGCCGGTGTACGTCGTCGCCGGCCGACTGGTCCGCACCGGCGCAACGCTCTTGAACGGGCTGGTCGTCTGGCTGTCATTCTCGTGGTACTTCTGGTGCTGCGGCGGCTGGGAACTCTTCGAAAGCTGGCGGGCGGCCGCATAA